The Erinaceus europaeus chromosome 16, mEriEur2.1, whole genome shotgun sequence genome includes a window with the following:
- the LOC103126287 gene encoding olfactory receptor 11H4 isoform X2 has product MKLPPSTHVVTEFVLLGFPGCWEIQIFLFSLLLVVYILTLLGNGTIVCAVKWDPRLHTPMYFLLGNFAFLEIWYVSSTVPNMLVNILSKTKTISFSGCFLQFYFFFSLGTTECLFLAVMAYDRYLAICRPLHYPTIMTGRLCRMLVSVCWLIGFLGYPIPIFFISQLPFCGPNIIDHFLCDMDPLMALSCAPSPITEFIFYMQSSLVLFFTVMYILRSYTLLLRAVFKVPSAASRRKAFSTCGSHLTVVSLFYGTVMVMYVSPTYGIPTLMQKILTLIYSVMTPLFNPLIYSFRNKDMKLALKNVLFGMRLSQNS; this is encoded by the exons atgaagcttcctccct CAACACATGTTGTGACTGAATTTGTTCTCCTCGGATTCCCTGGTTGTTGGGAGATACAGATTTTCCTCTTCTCACTACTTCTGGTGGTTTATATTTTGACCTTGCTGGGTAATGGAACCATTGTCTGTGCAGTGAAATGGGACCCACGGCTGCACACTCCCATGTACTTTCTGCTGGGAAATTTTGCTTTTCTCGAGATCTGGTATGTCTCCTCCACTGTTCCGAATATGCTAGTCAACATTCTCTCTAAGACCAAAACCATCTCGTTCTCTGGCTGCTTCCTCcagttctacttcttcttttcccTGGGCACAACTGAGTGCCTCTTTCTGGCGGTGATGGCTTATGATCGGTACTTAGCTATCTGCCGTCCATTACACTACCCAACCATCATGACTGGGAGACTGTGTAGAATGCTAGTGTCTGTTTGCTGGCTCATTGGATTCCTTGGCTACCCGATCCCCATTTTCTTTATCTCCCAACTGCCTTTCTGTGGTCCCAATATCATTGATCACTTCCTTTGTGATATGGACCCATTGATGGCTCTGTCCTGTGCTCCATCTCCCATTACTGAATTTATTTTCTATATGCAGAGCTCCCTTGTCCTCTTTTTCACTGTGATGTACATTCTTCGATCCTACACCCTGTTGCTCAGAGCTGTTTTTAAAGTCCCTTCTGCAGCCAGTCGGAGAAAGGCCTTTTCCACCTGTGGTTCACATttaactgtggtgtctcttttctaTGGGACAGTCATGGTGATGTATGTGAGTCCCACATATGGCATCCCAACTTTGATGCAGAAGATCCTCACATTAATATATTCAGTAATGACTCCTCTCTTTAATCCCCTGATCTATAGCTTTCGTAATAAAGACATGAAACTTGCCCTGAAAAACGTTCTGTTTGGAATGAGACTTAGTCAAAATTCATGA
- the LOC103126287 gene encoding olfactory receptor 11H4 isoform X1, with product MSFFLDLRPMNRSATHVVTEFVLLGFPGCWEIQIFLFSLLLVVYILTLLGNGTIVCAVKWDPRLHTPMYFLLGNFAFLEIWYVSSTVPNMLVNILSKTKTISFSGCFLQFYFFFSLGTTECLFLAVMAYDRYLAICRPLHYPTIMTGRLCRMLVSVCWLIGFLGYPIPIFFISQLPFCGPNIIDHFLCDMDPLMALSCAPSPITEFIFYMQSSLVLFFTVMYILRSYTLLLRAVFKVPSAASRRKAFSTCGSHLTVVSLFYGTVMVMYVSPTYGIPTLMQKILTLIYSVMTPLFNPLIYSFRNKDMKLALKNVLFGMRLSQNS from the coding sequence ATGTCTTTCTTCTTAGATTTAAGACCTATGAACAGGTCAGCAACACATGTTGTGACTGAATTTGTTCTCCTCGGATTCCCTGGTTGTTGGGAGATACAGATTTTCCTCTTCTCACTACTTCTGGTGGTTTATATTTTGACCTTGCTGGGTAATGGAACCATTGTCTGTGCAGTGAAATGGGACCCACGGCTGCACACTCCCATGTACTTTCTGCTGGGAAATTTTGCTTTTCTCGAGATCTGGTATGTCTCCTCCACTGTTCCGAATATGCTAGTCAACATTCTCTCTAAGACCAAAACCATCTCGTTCTCTGGCTGCTTCCTCcagttctacttcttcttttcccTGGGCACAACTGAGTGCCTCTTTCTGGCGGTGATGGCTTATGATCGGTACTTAGCTATCTGCCGTCCATTACACTACCCAACCATCATGACTGGGAGACTGTGTAGAATGCTAGTGTCTGTTTGCTGGCTCATTGGATTCCTTGGCTACCCGATCCCCATTTTCTTTATCTCCCAACTGCCTTTCTGTGGTCCCAATATCATTGATCACTTCCTTTGTGATATGGACCCATTGATGGCTCTGTCCTGTGCTCCATCTCCCATTACTGAATTTATTTTCTATATGCAGAGCTCCCTTGTCCTCTTTTTCACTGTGATGTACATTCTTCGATCCTACACCCTGTTGCTCAGAGCTGTTTTTAAAGTCCCTTCTGCAGCCAGTCGGAGAAAGGCCTTTTCCACCTGTGGTTCACATttaactgtggtgtctcttttctaTGGGACAGTCATGGTGATGTATGTGAGTCCCACATATGGCATCCCAACTTTGATGCAGAAGATCCTCACATTAATATATTCAGTAATGACTCCTCTCTTTAATCCCCTGATCTATAGCTTTCGTAATAAAGACATGAAACTTGCCCTGAAAAACGTTCTGTTTGGAATGAGACTTAGTCAAAATTCATGA